A DNA window from Akkermansiaceae bacterium contains the following coding sequences:
- a CDS encoding GNAT family N-acetyltransferase, whose amino-acid sequence MEKTWGWDEGFQNAHFHKTFAPEHLSILSCGGGDIGALETHLHPDHLFLARISILPSHQNRGIGTEIIRSIIWEADERNLPLRLQVLKVNPVRLLYERMGFTTDGETSTHFLMVRPPASGKIA is encoded by the coding sequence GTGGAAAAAACCTGGGGCTGGGATGAGGGCTTCCAGAACGCCCACTTCCACAAAACCTTCGCTCCGGAACACCTGTCGATCCTGTCCTGCGGCGGCGGGGACATCGGCGCGCTGGAAACCCACCTTCATCCCGACCATCTCTTTCTGGCCCGGATCTCGATCCTTCCCTCCCACCAGAACCGGGGGATCGGCACGGAAATCATTCGTTCCATCATATGGGAGGCGGACGAACGGAATCTCCCTCTCCGGTTGCAAGTCCTGAAAGTGAATCCCGTCCGCCTCCTCTATGAGCGGATGGGCTTCACCACGGACGGGGAAACCAGCACCCATTTCCTGATGGTCCGGCCGCCGGCGTCCGGAAAGATCGCCTGA
- a CDS encoding zinc-ribbon domain containing protein, which produces MPEQPMVDLASWLELAARCFPEIEAIRCDSASMLCDELADMTDAAHCSGDKDFLRRSYGFIRWSMRHTDDNRLLGSIAHSFFDPLLQLESSKKACVDFLDWRDVKAFMDAWNFEPSFTDEGNFGALVEVWKKRWGRNQKLPDPMLPPVVLEVPPEYEDYVEHPLFGKGPRFTGWNPEEGDDTARFWIHPPESRIPWTAIRAAPTRQDHAGFPHVVYFDLKRTCRDCARPFIFFAEEQRHWFEVLRFNVNADCVKCPPCRELHRKKRGKKNPDGKGPPGGGS; this is translated from the coding sequence ATGCCTGAACAACCCATGGTCGATCTGGCATCGTGGCTGGAGCTTGCGGCGCGGTGCTTCCCGGAGATCGAAGCCATCAGATGCGACAGTGCCAGCATGCTGTGTGATGAACTGGCGGATATGACGGATGCGGCGCACTGCTCCGGAGACAAGGATTTCCTTAGGCGGTCCTATGGCTTCATTCGCTGGTCGATGCGGCATACGGATGACAACCGCTTGCTCGGTTCGATCGCACACTCATTTTTCGACCCGCTCCTGCAATTGGAATCATCGAAGAAAGCCTGCGTGGATTTCCTCGATTGGCGCGATGTGAAGGCGTTCATGGACGCATGGAATTTCGAGCCATCTTTCACCGATGAAGGGAACTTCGGCGCTCTGGTCGAGGTGTGGAAGAAACGCTGGGGCCGGAACCAGAAGCTGCCAGACCCCATGCTCCCGCCCGTCGTCCTGGAAGTGCCTCCGGAGTATGAGGACTATGTGGAACATCCCTTGTTCGGAAAAGGACCGAGGTTCACCGGATGGAATCCGGAGGAAGGTGACGACACTGCGCGGTTCTGGATTCACCCTCCTGAAAGCCGCATTCCGTGGACCGCCATCCGGGCCGCCCCCACCCGGCAGGATCATGCCGGTTTTCCCCATGTGGTCTATTTCGATCTGAAAAGAACCTGCCGGGATTGCGCCCGGCCGTTCATCTTCTTCGCAGAGGAACAGCGGCACTGGTTCGAAGTGCTCCGGTTCAATGTGAATGCGGATTGTGTCAAGTGTCCGCCATGCAGGGAACTGCACCGGAAAAAGCGCGGGAAAAAAAATCCAGATGGTAAAGGCCCCCCAGGGGGCGGGTCGTGA
- a CDS encoding integration host factor subunit beta, with product MATITKRELVIKITDQLGAKGIEITQQNVFEVVQTLIDEITESLAHGDTVVMRNFGAFQVREMRAKIGRNPKDPGKDVPIPARAAVKFKPGKEMKEKVAATLQIIREQK from the coding sequence ATGGCCACAATCACAAAGCGAGAACTCGTCATCAAAATCACCGATCAACTTGGAGCCAAGGGTATTGAAATCACCCAGCAGAATGTCTTCGAGGTCGTCCAAACCCTGATCGATGAAATCACCGAATCCCTCGCCCACGGAGACACCGTGGTGATGCGGAACTTCGGTGCCTTCCAGGTCCGCGAGATGCGCGCCAAGATCGGCCGCAACCCGAAGGATCCGGGCAAGGACGTGCCGATCCCGGCCCGTGCCGCCGTCAAATTCAAGCCCGGTAAGGAGATGAAGGAGAAGGTGGCCGCCACCCTCCAGATCATCCGCGAACAGAAGTGA
- a CDS encoding ThuA domain-containing protein, which produces MKALLPTCLLGAVALFVVAQNPAGEQPPAGANEKIAAALPAEAYAKPKKERKLLVFSKTGGFRHASIATGKLAFTEMGKKTGAFETVVSDDLENFEADKIKQFDGIMFLSTTMNPFLPSKAELEKLSEDEKKAAVAAAKEKEGKLRENFMAWVKDGGAFIGIHAATDTFYDWAEYGEMVNGYFDGHPWNAGTQVSIKVEPGQEKHPLVAMFDGQNVDFKEEIYQLKAPYDSSKVHMLLRLDPEKSDMNVKGLKREHDKDWGVAWARNWGKGRVFYCSLGHNHEMYWHPKVVRHYLAGIQWALGDYEVEVTK; this is translated from the coding sequence ATGAAGGCCCTCCTACCCACCTGTCTGCTGGGCGCTGTCGCGCTCTTTGTCGTGGCACAGAATCCCGCCGGCGAACAACCGCCTGCCGGAGCCAACGAGAAAATCGCCGCCGCGCTGCCTGCGGAGGCCTATGCCAAGCCGAAGAAGGAGCGGAAACTGCTCGTCTTCTCGAAAACCGGCGGCTTCCGCCACGCCTCCATCGCCACCGGAAAGCTCGCCTTCACGGAGATGGGGAAAAAGACCGGAGCCTTTGAAACCGTCGTCAGCGATGACTTGGAGAATTTCGAGGCGGACAAGATCAAGCAGTTCGACGGCATCATGTTCCTGAGCACCACGATGAACCCGTTCCTGCCATCGAAGGCGGAGCTGGAAAAGCTCTCCGAGGATGAGAAGAAAGCGGCGGTCGCCGCGGCGAAGGAGAAGGAAGGCAAGCTCCGTGAGAACTTCATGGCCTGGGTGAAGGACGGTGGTGCCTTCATCGGCATCCACGCCGCGACGGACACCTTCTACGACTGGGCGGAGTATGGCGAGATGGTCAACGGCTACTTCGACGGACACCCGTGGAACGCCGGTACGCAAGTCAGCATCAAGGTGGAGCCGGGGCAGGAAAAGCATCCGCTGGTGGCCATGTTCGACGGCCAGAACGTCGATTTCAAAGAGGAGATCTACCAGCTCAAGGCCCCCTATGACTCCAGCAAGGTCCACATGCTCTTGCGCCTGGACCCGGAGAAGTCCGACATGAACGTGAAGGGCCTGAAGCGGGAGCACGACAAGGACTGGGGCGTCGCCTGGGCGCGCAACTGGGGCAAGGGCCGCGTCTTCTACTGCTCCCTCGGCCACAACCACGAGATGTACTGGCACCCGAAGGTGGTGCGCCACTACCTCGCCGGCATCCAGTGGGCGCTGGGCGACTACGAGGTCGAGGTGACCAAGTGA
- a CDS encoding ribonuclease HIII, translating into MTSHTAPLTQEQAEKLRAVLERDGYDFEPKEHALYSARKGKLNVTVYRKGPKVLIQGKETEDFIRFTLEPEILGEAKLGYEEVLQPEMFSPHFGVDESGKGDFFGPLVIAGVYTDASITRRLMDAGIMDSKRITSSAKIRQLAQIIRETPGCLHEVVSIGPERYNEMHASFRNLNRLLAWGHARVIEKLAERRPDCPRALSDQFARPEVLQRALKAKGLTLTLEQRTKGESDIAVAAASILARERFVDWMKKTSDAGGVNLPLGASDAVVAAARQVIARHGEAALGKVAKMHFRTSAVVLGKTPPTDDDSSPDGTENASH; encoded by the coding sequence ATGACCAGCCACACCGCCCCTCTCACCCAGGAACAGGCGGAAAAACTGCGCGCGGTGCTGGAGCGGGACGGCTATGACTTCGAGCCGAAGGAACACGCGCTCTACTCCGCGCGGAAAGGGAAGCTCAACGTCACGGTGTACCGGAAGGGGCCGAAAGTGCTCATCCAGGGAAAGGAGACGGAGGATTTCATCCGCTTCACGCTGGAGCCGGAGATCCTCGGCGAGGCGAAGCTGGGCTACGAGGAGGTGCTCCAGCCGGAAATGTTCTCCCCCCACTTCGGCGTGGACGAAAGCGGCAAGGGCGACTTCTTCGGTCCGCTGGTCATCGCCGGGGTCTATACGGACGCCTCCATCACCCGCCGGCTGATGGACGCGGGCATCATGGACTCCAAGCGCATCACCAGTTCCGCGAAGATCCGCCAGCTCGCCCAAATCATCCGTGAAACGCCGGGTTGCCTGCATGAGGTGGTCTCCATCGGCCCGGAGCGCTACAACGAGATGCACGCTTCTTTCCGCAACCTGAACCGGCTGCTGGCCTGGGGCCATGCGCGGGTCATCGAAAAACTCGCGGAACGCCGTCCGGACTGCCCCCGCGCCCTGAGCGACCAGTTTGCCCGCCCGGAGGTCCTCCAGCGCGCGCTGAAGGCGAAGGGACTCACCCTGACCCTGGAGCAACGGACCAAGGGCGAATCCGACATCGCCGTGGCCGCCGCCTCCATCCTCGCCCGGGAGCGGTTCGTGGACTGGATGAAGAAGACCTCCGATGCCGGTGGGGTCAATCTGCCCTTGGGAGCGTCCGACGCTGTCGTCGCCGCCGCACGCCAAGTCATTGCACGTCATGGGGAGGCCGCACTGGGAAAGGTGGCGAAGATGCATTTCCGCACTTCCGCGGTGGTTTTGGGCAAAACTCCACCAACGGATGATGATTCCTCGCCGGATGGCACGGAAAACGCATCGCATTGA
- a CDS encoding septal ring lytic transglycosylase RlpA family protein, which translates to MPAASLSKRTALSLAVLFPLLLPSCISRPGGYDGYQTRSYTVRGGHYQPMSVEQALDHEETGICSWYNESKFLGLKRGTTSLGEKVMPWHLIGAHKTLPLPALVKVTNVSNGKSVKLRINDRGPFIAGRMLDVSPRAAKKLGFYDQGLTTVEMKVLSVGDGKYKRKRRSWFFF; encoded by the coding sequence ATGCCCGCAGCTTCCCTTTCAAAGAGGACCGCGCTATCCCTCGCGGTCCTCTTTCCTTTGCTACTTCCCTCCTGCATCTCCCGCCCCGGCGGGTATGACGGCTACCAGACCAGATCCTACACCGTCCGCGGCGGCCACTACCAGCCGATGAGCGTCGAGCAGGCTCTGGACCACGAGGAAACCGGCATCTGTTCCTGGTACAACGAGTCGAAATTCCTCGGACTGAAACGCGGCACCACCTCCCTCGGGGAAAAGGTCATGCCGTGGCACCTCATCGGCGCGCACAAGACACTGCCCCTGCCCGCGCTGGTGAAGGTCACCAACGTCAGCAACGGGAAGTCCGTCAAACTCCGCATCAACGACCGCGGCCCGTTCATCGCGGGCCGCATGCTGGACGTCTCCCCCCGCGCCGCGAAGAAGCTCGGCTTCTACGACCAGGGTCTCACCACCGTGGAGATGAAGGTGCTTTCCGTCGGCGACGGGAAATACAAGCGGAAGCGGCGGAGCTGGTTTTTCTTCTGA
- a CDS encoding PEP-CTERM sorting domain-containing protein yields the protein MHQKTSRKVSSALRMLAVLSATAPLSQGALLVYEGFTGYGTGELNGKAASTDSIGLSGSWDGSSYTNRHQLTASGLTFSGLATSGGALTTGADVRLSGIAMNHAGVATGGTLYSSYLVSFSSATTSGSGLVTRINGTSTVQPSGYFNSFADSRTGTQASVSYDSTLFDVSNPSVGSTAIPAGQTFIVISSFTNVGSAAGGTGNLYVLSQAQFLNLRTIGLSNLATLAVGQGATEAWATASATSAFNGSFDSADFLHILSLSSTGTIDEIRYGTTLEAVLPVPEPSALVLTGLAFAGLTVRRKRSRL from the coding sequence ATGCACCAAAAAACCTCCCGCAAAGTTTCTTCCGCGCTCCGCATGCTGGCGGTGCTGTCGGCCACGGCACCGCTCTCCCAGGGTGCCCTGCTGGTCTATGAAGGATTCACCGGCTATGGTACCGGCGAACTCAATGGCAAGGCGGCAAGCACGGATAGCATCGGCCTCAGCGGCAGTTGGGACGGCTCATCCTACACGAACCGCCACCAGTTGACTGCGTCCGGTCTCACATTTTCAGGTCTCGCGACGAGCGGTGGGGCACTGACCACGGGAGCCGATGTCCGGCTTTCCGGCATCGCCATGAACCACGCGGGGGTTGCCACGGGCGGCACGCTTTACTCCAGCTATCTGGTGAGCTTCTCCAGCGCCACCACAAGCGGGTCCGGGCTGGTGACGAGGATCAACGGCACCTCCACCGTCCAGCCGAGCGGTTACTTCAACTCGTTCGCGGACAGCCGGACCGGCACGCAGGCCTCCGTGAGCTATGATTCCACCTTGTTCGATGTCTCCAACCCTTCGGTGGGCAGCACCGCCATCCCCGCCGGCCAGACGTTCATCGTCATCAGTTCCTTCACGAATGTGGGCAGCGCCGCTGGCGGCACCGGGAACCTCTATGTGCTGAGCCAGGCGCAGTTCCTCAATCTCCGGACCATCGGCCTGTCAAATCTGGCGACGCTCGCCGTCGGGCAGGGTGCGACGGAGGCTTGGGCGACGGCCTCCGCAACATCAGCCTTCAACGGCAGCTTCGACAGCGCGGATTTCCTGCACATCCTCTCGCTTTCATCCACCGGGACCATCGACGAGATCCGCTATGGCACCACCCTGGAGGCCGTGTTGCCGGTTCCTGAGCCGTCCGCACTCGTCCTCACGGGTCTGGCATTCGCCGGCCTCACCGTAAGGAGGAAAAGGTCGCGGCTTTGA
- a CDS encoding PEP-CTERM sorting domain-containing protein, with translation MKSHFLRNLPALALAMGLTSGSASAAIAYTETFDTNASGWLTGASTAAAYSATGGVGNSGYISSTTTFTSGATGAFGAPPLQILMRGNAASDASSDAYVGNWITAGISSLTVTVRHNYSEALNLYARLDAGGGAAASLANLSAYAVLPDTWTTITIPIFDSPASSTGPFLSYGGAGAFEPVFSNIQNVQLGFYVPASTTITNLVMDVDTVTTAVPEPASLGLAAFAGAGFVLRRRRARA, from the coding sequence GTGAAATCACACTTTCTTCGCAACCTTCCCGCACTGGCACTGGCAATGGGCCTGACATCCGGGTCCGCCTCCGCGGCCATCGCCTACACGGAAACCTTCGATACGAACGCGAGTGGCTGGCTGACGGGTGCGTCCACCGCAGCCGCCTACTCCGCCACCGGTGGCGTGGGCAACTCGGGCTACATTTCCTCCACCACGACCTTCACTTCCGGAGCGACCGGGGCATTCGGTGCCCCTCCCCTGCAAATCCTGATGCGGGGCAACGCTGCCTCCGATGCCAGTAGTGACGCGTATGTGGGCAACTGGATCACTGCGGGGATCTCCTCCCTGACGGTTACCGTCCGGCACAACTACAGCGAGGCGCTGAACCTGTACGCACGGCTCGATGCAGGCGGTGGAGCCGCTGCCAGCCTGGCCAACCTGAGTGCCTACGCCGTTTTGCCCGACACCTGGACCACCATCACCATCCCGATCTTCGATTCGCCGGCCAGCTCCACCGGACCGTTCCTCTCCTACGGTGGAGCGGGAGCATTCGAGCCGGTGTTCAGCAACATCCAGAACGTCCAGCTCGGCTTCTATGTCCCGGCCAGCACGACGATCACCAACCTTGTCATGGATGTGGACACCGTCACCACCGCTGTCCCTGAGCCGGCATCCCTCGGTCTGGCCGCCTTCGCCGGAGCCGGATTCGTGCTTCGCCGCCGCCGCGCACGCGCCTGA
- a CDS encoding PEP-CTERM sorting domain-containing protein, whose translation MKTIAIGCALAAAPTLAFSQSIINSTEFFNPDFEARRPGAGGVIAVQVNNDVYRNTPASQTSGNVTWTHGAGGFAEAGVVAVGGVELAAFTETTGDTLVFGRELTTSGVLALLEPALNAVVGANVLATWSSQATVTGLSIAPGQIYEARFNVSSGENLPVDLLDSLTFGITNPEVSGALGGGAQLLDVLGLLTLGSASSTGDYVFQFTSSAALSSLTFSFDATSTVSLGLLGDVEGNQNVLTFSGFEVVPIPEPGSLALGGMAGVALLIRRKRRG comes from the coding sequence ATGAAAACGATAGCAATCGGTTGCGCGTTGGCCGCAGCACCCACACTGGCTTTCAGCCAGTCCATCATCAACTCCACGGAGTTCTTCAACCCGGACTTCGAGGCGAGGCGCCCCGGCGCCGGCGGGGTGATCGCCGTGCAGGTCAACAATGACGTGTACCGGAACACCCCCGCCAGCCAAACCAGCGGGAACGTGACCTGGACCCATGGCGCGGGAGGCTTCGCCGAAGCGGGCGTGGTGGCTGTGGGCGGTGTCGAGCTGGCCGCTTTCACCGAAACGACGGGGGACACCCTGGTCTTCGGCCGGGAACTGACGACCAGCGGAGTGCTGGCCCTGCTCGAACCGGCCCTGAACGCGGTCGTGGGAGCCAACGTCCTGGCCACCTGGTCATCCCAGGCCACCGTGACCGGCCTGTCCATCGCTCCCGGCCAGATCTATGAAGCACGGTTCAACGTATCCTCGGGGGAGAACCTTCCCGTGGATCTGCTGGATTCCCTTACCTTCGGGATCACCAATCCGGAAGTGAGCGGGGCGCTGGGAGGAGGTGCGCAACTTCTCGATGTACTGGGATTGCTGACCTTGGGATCGGCCAGCTCCACCGGTGACTACGTCTTCCAGTTCACCTCCAGCGCGGCGCTGAGTTCCCTGACATTCAGCTTCGATGCGACTTCCACGGTCAGCCTCGGACTGTTGGGCGATGTGGAAGGCAACCAGAACGTGCTGACCTTCTCCGGCTTCGAGGTGGTCCCGATCCCCGAACCCGGCTCCCTCGCGCTGGGCGGCATGGCCGGGGTTGCCCTGCTCATCCGCAGAAAGCGCCGCGGCTAG
- the mnmA gene encoding tRNA 2-thiouridine(34) synthase MnmA, protein MARVLVGLSGGVDSSVAAALLVEQGHEVAGGYMKNWINEEGIPGDCPWEQDIEDAKAVAKTLGIEFRVIDLIDSYKDRIVDYLVEGYRSGITPNPDVWCNREMKFGVFLDYAISQGFEFVGTGHYARKRILPDGQAAILRGADPNKDQSYFLSLMTQFQAAHALFPTGEMLKPEVREVARRFGLPVAEKKDSQGICFLGQVKMSDFLRHYVADNPGDIVDTEGRVMGTHQGLHLYTLGQRKGHGVASPREGMAYVVVGKVPEKNQLVVGWDLPETHGLYAKECVVGTLSALNEPFDKKRLVDAQPRYRSKAEPAVLEPLDDGKVRLTFRHPQRAVVPGQICALYDGGRMLGGGVFETVE, encoded by the coding sequence ATGGCACGGGTTCTCGTGGGACTTTCAGGCGGGGTGGACAGCTCCGTGGCGGCGGCATTGCTGGTGGAGCAGGGGCACGAGGTGGCCGGCGGCTACATGAAGAACTGGATCAATGAGGAGGGCATCCCCGGGGACTGCCCGTGGGAGCAGGACATCGAGGACGCGAAGGCCGTGGCGAAGACGCTGGGCATCGAGTTCCGCGTCATCGACCTCATCGACTCCTACAAGGACCGCATCGTGGACTACCTGGTGGAGGGCTACCGCTCCGGCATCACGCCGAACCCGGATGTGTGGTGCAACCGGGAGATGAAGTTCGGCGTCTTCCTGGACTACGCCATCAGCCAGGGCTTCGAGTTCGTCGGCACCGGCCACTACGCGCGGAAGCGCATCCTGCCGGACGGACAGGCGGCCATCCTGCGCGGCGCGGACCCGAACAAGGACCAGAGCTACTTCCTTTCCCTGATGACGCAGTTCCAGGCGGCCCACGCCCTCTTCCCCACCGGGGAGATGCTCAAGCCGGAGGTGCGGGAGGTGGCCCGCCGCTTCGGCCTGCCAGTGGCGGAGAAAAAGGACAGCCAGGGCATCTGCTTCCTCGGCCAGGTGAAGATGAGCGATTTCCTGCGCCACTACGTCGCGGACAATCCCGGCGACATCGTCGATACGGAGGGCCGCGTAATGGGCACCCACCAGGGCCTGCACCTCTACACGCTGGGCCAGCGGAAAGGACACGGCGTCGCATCCCCCCGGGAGGGCATGGCTTATGTCGTCGTCGGCAAGGTGCCGGAGAAAAACCAGCTCGTCGTCGGCTGGGATCTTCCGGAGACCCATGGTCTTTATGCGAAGGAATGCGTGGTCGGCACCCTTTCCGCACTCAATGAACCTTTCGACAAAAAACGCCTGGTGGACGCGCAGCCGCGCTACCGCTCCAAGGCGGAACCCGCCGTGCTCGAGCCTCTGGACGATGGGAAAGTCCGGCTCACCTTCCGCCATCCCCAGCGGGCCGTCGTCCCCGGCCAGATCTGCGCGCTCTATGATGGCGGCAGGATGCTCGGTGGCGGCGTGTTCGAGACGGTGGAGTGA